Genomic window (Acidobacteriota bacterium):
TCCGCGCCCGCTTCCAGCAGCAGTTCGGTTACCTCCCGATAGCCCTCCCGCGCCGCGAGCACCAGCGCCGTGTATCCCGTGGTCGTGCGCGCATCCACCTCGGCCCCGTGCGCAAGCAGCGTACGGATCACGTCCGTGTGCCCTTCCCACGCGGCCCACATCAGCGCCGTCTGGCCGTTCGTGGCTTCGCCCGCGTTCACGTCGGCGCCGCGGTCGAGCAACGAGGTCACGGTATCCAGCACGCCGCCGCGCGCGCACGTCATCAGCACGGTCTCGCCCGTCGCCTGGCCACCGTGCGGATCCGCTCCGGCTTCCAGCAGCCGCTCGACCATTCCGGGACTGGCGTTCGTGCAGGCCAGCACCAGCGGGGTGACTCCGTAGCGGTCGGCCGCATCCACGTCCGCGCCGGCGCCGATGAGCAGGTCGGCGAGGTCCGTGCGATCCCACTGCGCCGCCCAGTGCAGCGCGGTGAAGCCGTCGGCCTGGACGCCGTCCACCGCGGCCCCGGCCTCGAGCAACGCACGGACCGCCTCCACGCTCTGGCTCCTCGCCGCGTCGGCCACCCGCGGATCCGGCGGGGCTGCGACGGCAATGGCGGATGACAACAGAACGACGGCCGGGACGCTCATGAGTCGGATGATTGTGCGCATCTTGTTCTCCTACACACCCGACAGGATCGGCAGCTCGCCGGTGCTGTCGCCCAAACGCTCGGCCGGCATGCCCATCTTCTCCAGCAGCGTCAGGTGCATGTTGGCCAGCGGCGTGCCTTCCGGCAGGCGGACGTGGCGGTTGCCCTTCAGCGTGCCTGCTCCGCCGCCCGCGACCACCATCGGCAGGTCGAGCGGGTCGTGCGCGTTGCTGTTGCCCATGCCGGCCCCGTAGACGACCATCGACTGATCGAGCAGCGTTCCGTCGCCGTCGGTCGTCGCCCGCATCTTCTCCAGGAAGCGCCCGAAGATGGACATGTGGAACGTGTTGATCTTGGCCAGCTTGACCAGTTGCTCCTCGCGGAACCGGTGGTGCGAGACGGGGTGGTGCGGCTCGGCGACCCCGATCTCGGGGTAGGTGCGCACGCTCTTCTCGCGACCCACCAGGAAGGTGGAGACGCGGGTCAGGTCGGCCTGGAAAGCGACCAGCATCAGGTCGAACATCAGGTCGGCGTACTCCTCGAAGTCGCCGGGGATGCCGGCCGGCTGCTCCACCTCCGGAAGTGCGCGATCGCTCTGCGACTCGGCGATCTGGATGCGCCGCTCGATGTCGCGGACGGAATCGAGATAGCCGGCGAGCTTCGAGCGGTCGCCGCGGCCGAGCTGCCGCTGCAGGTCGGAGATCTCGGCGTTCACCGAGTCGAGGATGCTCTTGTCCCGGCGTAGCGCCCGCGCCCGCGCGGCCGGCTCCGTGCTGTCGACGGCCCCGAACAGATGCTCGAACACCGCGCGCGGGTTCGTCTGCATCGGCATCGGCGTGTTGGCGTCGCGCCAGGCGATGGTGGCGCTGTAGGCGCAGCCATAGCCGTCCTCGCACTGCCCCACCAGCTCGTTGGCCTCCAGCGACAGCTCCAGCGAGGCAAGCTGCGTGTCCTCGCGGAGCTCGCGCGCCGCGAGCTGATCCATCGACACGCCCACTTCGAGGGTGCTGTTGGTCCCGGACGCTTTCACCGCATGCGCGCCCGTCAGATAGGCCGCCTGGCACCGCGAATGGTCGCCGTCGCCCTCGTCCAGCCGCTGCTTGGCCTCCTTGTTGGCCATGCCGCTCAGCACGAGCAACTGGTCCTTCACAGGGGTCAGCGGCGAGAGGACCTGGCTCATCTCGAGGCGGCCTTCGGCGGGCGGCAGCCAGC
Coding sequences:
- a CDS encoding DUF1552 domain-containing protein, producing the protein MVITKKSLSRRTMLRGLGASIALPLLDGMVPAFAAIRNTAARPVKRLGAIYVPNGMSMARWLPPAEGRLEMSQVLSPLTPVKDQLLVLSGMANKEAKQRLDEGDGDHSRCQAAYLTGAHAVKASGTNSTLEVGVSMDQLAARELREDTQLASLELSLEANELVGQCEDGYGCAYSATIAWRDANTPMPMQTNPRAVFEHLFGAVDSTEPAARARALRRDKSILDSVNAEISDLQRQLGRGDRSKLAGYLDSVRDIERRIQIAESQSDRALPEVEQPAGIPGDFEEYADLMFDLMLVAFQADLTRVSTFLVGREKSVRTYPEIGVAEPHHPVSHHRFREEQLVKLAKINTFHMSIFGRFLEKMRATTDGDGTLLDQSMVVYGAGMGNSNAHDPLDLPMVVAGGGAGTLKGNRHVRLPEGTPLANMHLTLLEKMGMPAERLGDSTGELPILSGV